One Symbiobacterium terraclitae genomic region harbors:
- a CDS encoding MFS transporter, which yields MKEDWKRNIVLFLSSQTISLFGSALVQYAITWHITLTTQSGAMMTIAIVCGFLPTFFLSPFAGVWADRYNRKLLIALADALIAAATLIMALLFLAGHGSLWLLFAMSAIRAIGGGVQQPAVGAILPDIVPVEQLTRVNATNGSIQSLVTLVSPMVAGALLSVASIEAIFFIDVVTAAVAIFTLLALVRVKVHAKAQQAQSVSYFADMRQGFAYIGGHAYVKRFFAFCAALFILIAPAAFLTPLQVARSFGEDVWRLTAIEVIFSVGMLLGGGLIAAWGGFRNRIHTMALACVTMGACTLGLGVVPNFWIYLALMGLFGVAMPFLNTPAMVLLQEKVEPDLLGRVFGVFGMISSSMMPLGMLVFGPVADVVSIELLLVGTGAVILLISLCLVGSRELVAAGEPAA from the coding sequence ATGAAGGAAGACTGGAAGCGCAACATCGTCCTGTTCCTGAGCAGCCAGACCATCTCGCTCTTCGGCTCGGCGCTGGTTCAGTACGCCATCACGTGGCACATCACCCTGACGACCCAGTCCGGCGCCATGATGACCATCGCCATCGTCTGCGGCTTCCTGCCGACCTTCTTCCTCTCGCCATTCGCCGGCGTCTGGGCCGACCGGTACAACCGCAAGCTGCTCATCGCCCTGGCGGACGCGCTGATCGCGGCCGCGACCCTGATCATGGCCCTGCTCTTCCTGGCCGGGCACGGCTCCCTCTGGCTGCTCTTCGCCATGTCGGCCATCCGCGCCATCGGCGGGGGCGTGCAGCAGCCCGCGGTGGGCGCCATCCTCCCGGATATCGTGCCCGTGGAGCAGCTCACCCGGGTGAACGCGACCAACGGGAGCATCCAGTCGCTGGTCACCCTCGTCTCCCCCATGGTCGCGGGCGCGCTGCTCTCCGTGGCATCGATCGAGGCCATCTTCTTCATCGACGTCGTCACGGCCGCGGTGGCCATCTTCACGCTGCTGGCCCTGGTGCGGGTGAAGGTACACGCCAAGGCGCAGCAGGCCCAGTCGGTGAGCTACTTCGCGGACATGCGGCAGGGCTTCGCCTACATCGGCGGCCATGCGTACGTGAAGCGGTTCTTCGCCTTCTGCGCGGCCCTCTTCATCCTGATCGCGCCGGCCGCGTTCCTCACGCCGCTGCAGGTCGCCCGCTCCTTCGGCGAGGACGTCTGGCGGCTGACCGCCATCGAGGTCATCTTCTCCGTCGGCATGCTGCTGGGCGGCGGGCTCATCGCGGCCTGGGGCGGCTTCCGCAACCGCATCCACACCATGGCCCTCGCGTGCGTCACCATGGGCGCCTGCACGCTGGGCCTCGGCGTGGTGCCCAACTTCTGGATCTACCTCGCCCTGATGGGCCTCTTCGGCGTCGCCATGCCCTTCCTCAACACGCCGGCCATGGTGCTTCTGCAGGAGAAGGTAGAACCCGACCTCCTGGGCCGGGTGTTCGGGGTCTTCGGGATGATCTCCAGCTCCATGATGCCCCTGGGCATGCTCGTCTTCGGCCCGGTGGCAGATGTGGTCTCCATCGAACTGCTCCTGGTGGGCACCGGCGCCGTCATCCTCCTCATCTCCCTCTGCCTCGTGGGCAGCCGGGAGCTGGTGGCCGCAGGCGAGCCGGCCGCCTGA